In Penicillium oxalicum strain HP7-1 chromosome VII, whole genome shotgun sequence, one DNA window encodes the following:
- a CDS encoding Transcriptional activator of proteases prtT — translation MPQATTDSATSRSRPRLSDFPGNWSSALRDKVRHFSMKQNRTQFDPDGGASPPSPTGGGEFSSEEHRQMHIPKISRRIRACTECKKHKVRCDMKTGESVCTRCRRMGLDCIVNKSLQTLLEDEAETRLPWSKVINTDFGTFRDASWKSMIEFAMTDLLRKAQLPELSYYQTAGGAIETPSRKRGRQDSTVSPEETGHYSGHRRKKSSADITPGRSAGSVSSYHAKAQQQPQYKIDHEETGETSLVTAPMGSLYEVTQLSENKGTSPTEEHMPGQALVTDFISRGVVDISEAEELFHHFDQVLNRYLWDGACLTHKDLTSARRSSSMLSAAILAVTALHLPSKERTFDTCYTEFAKLASESMLGNHHNLDDIRALCIGAFWLADVSWKLSGYAVRIATERNIHQFFRRAVQGSHEHLEQARLWYLLYTLEHHFSIAYGRPPIIHEDPAITQHNTLTSSPTISQCDLRLHSQVDLFIILTRIYFAFGPDVDLEVPESEFPRIDEYDQELGDWKSAWLPRLAGSRHVGAYPYKAVYMHYHFSRLQLNSVALRTYHSCTSSKAMSPERRKLANIAIESAIATLQVVLDERDIQRALVGVPLYLHSMITFAAVFLMKIAVKSCSTGPNHANNGQSTSISSAGLVIDIPYVRVIVGRIVEVMVSCSQRASERHLSHHIARGLQKMLAGLEEWEKRNGCQSSGGPMSHSERPSLFKPVIIPGAQILGERDTIVTHPTPLLGVAPLSAERSNGFDTSMSSTKHDSGLSEGSMDPMMADLWGFDEEYFPTGVFDFLQSQMPA, via the exons ATGCCTCAGGCCACAACAGACTCGGCCACAAGCCGGAGCCGACCCCGCCTTTCTGATTTCCCCGGAAATTGGTCGTCTGCCTTGCGGGACAAGGTGCGACATTTCAGCATGAAGCAGAACCGCACTCAGTTTGATCCTGATGGCGGTGCATCGCCTCCCTCGCCGACTGGCGGGGGCGAATTCTCATCGGAGGAGCACCGACAGATGCATATCCCGAAGATATCCCGAAGGATACGCGCATGCACGGAATGCAAGAAGCACAAAGTCAGATGTGACATGAAGACGGGGGAGTCAGTTTGCACCCGATGCCGGCGTATGGGTCTGGATTGTATAGTGAACAAGAGTCTTCAGACATTGTTGGAGGACGAGGCTGA AACGCGCCTCCCGTGGTCCAAGGTCATAAATACTGATTTTGGAACTTTCCGTGATGCTAGTTGGAAAAGCATGATCGAGTTTGCGATGACCGATCTACTGAGAAAGGCACAGCTACCGGAACTGTCGTATTATCAAACAGCTGGCGGAGCCATCGAGACCCCGTCGAGGAAACGGGGCCGCCAGGATTCCACAGTGTCGCCGGAAGAGACTGGTCATTATTCCGGGCACcgcaggaagaagagctcGGCGGATATCACGCCGGGTCGATCTGCAGGGTCTGTTTCATCCTATCACGCGAAAGCTCAGCAACAACCGCAATACAAGATCGATCATGAGGAGACAGGCGAGACGTCACTTGTAACGGCTCCCATGGGCAGCCTATACGAAGTAACTCAGTTGAGCGAGAACAAGGGCACTTCGCCGACCGAGGAACATATGCCGGGTCAGGCATTGGTCACCGACTTCATCTCGCGCGGCGTGGTGGACATCAGTGAGGCAGAGGAGCTCTTCCACCATTTCGACCAAGTGTTAAATCGGTACTTGTGGGATGGGGCTTGCTTAACACATAAGGATCTGACATCGGCTCGGaggtcatcttcaatgtTGTCTGCCGCCATTCTCGCCGTCACGGCCTTGCATTTACCTTCCAAGGAGCGAACCTTTGATACCTGCTACACAGAATTCGCGAAGCTTGCATCTGAGTCGATGCTTGGGAATCACCATAATTTGGACGACATTCGCGCTCTATGTATTGGTGCGTTCTGGCTCGCAGATGTGAGTTGGAAGCTCTCAGGCTATGCAGTTCGCATTGCCACCGAGCGTAATATACATCAATTCTTCCGAAGGGCTGTACAGGGCTCTCATGAGCATCTGGAGCAGGCACGACTGTGGTACCTGCTATAC ACTCTGGAACACCACTTCTCGATCGCGTACGGTCGACCCCCAATCATCCACGAAGATCCCGCTATCACCCAACATAATACTCTCACGAGTTCACCTACGATATCCCAATGCGACCTGAGACTTCACAGTCAGGTCGATCTATTTATTATTCTAACTCGTATCTATTTCGCTTTTGGACCCGACGTGGATCTCGAAGTCCCGGAGAGTGAGTTCCCCAGGATCGACGAGTATGATCAGGAATTGGGGGATTGGAAATCGGCTTGGCTTCCACGTCTAG CTGGGAGTCGGCATGTCGGCGCGTATCCATACAAAGCTGTGTATATGCATTATCACTTTTCTCGGCTACAGCTGAACTCGGTCGCGCTCCGAACCTATCACTCATGCACGTCCTCCAAGGCAATGTCACCTGAACGCAGGAAGCTCGCCAATATTGCCATTGAGTCAGCGATTGCCACTCTTCAAGTAGTGCTGGATGAGCGAGACATCCAGCGCGCGTTGGTTGGAGTGCCGCTCTATCTTCACAGCATGATCACTTTCGCCGCAGTCTTTCTGATGAAAATTGCGGTCAAATCCTGCTCAACAGGGCCCAATCATGCCAACAATGGACAGAGCACATCGATCTCCTCAGCCGGCCTTGTCATCGACATCCCCTACGTGCGGGTCATAGTCGGTCGCATTGTTGAGGTGATGGTATCATGTAGTCAACGAGCGAGCGAGCGCCACCTGAGCCACCATATTGCTCGTGGCCTGCAAAAAATGCTGGCAGGTCTCGAGGAATGGGAAAAACGAAATGGCTGCCAGTCATCTGGAGGGCCAATGTCCCATTCGGAAAGGCCGTCTCTATTCAAACCGGTCATCATCCCCGGCGCTCAAATTCTTGGTGAGCGAGACACGATCGTGACTCACCCAACCCCTCTCTTGGGAGTAGCTCCTTTATCTGCCGAGCGCAGTAATGGGTTTGACACGAGCATGAGCTCGACCAAACATGATTCTGGTCTTTCAGAAGGCTCTATGGATCCTATGATGGCAGATCTCTGGGGATTTGACGAAGAGTACTTTCCGACTGGCGTGTTTGACTTTTTGCAAAGTCAGATGCCCGCTTAA
- a CDS encoding Ubiquitin-conjugating enzyme has translation MALKRINKELTDLGRDPPSSCSAGPVGDDLVWLPFSSSFSSQMFQTNLRCRKSPSLAMGLNQTFGTRAPPGQDFIRQQFHWQATIMGPSDSPYSGGVFFLTIHFPTDYPFKPPKVNFTTRIYHPNINSNGSICLDILRDQWSPALTISKVLLSICSMLTDPNPDDPLVPEIAHVYKTDRPRYEATAREWTRKYAI, from the exons ATGGCCCTCAAGCGCATTAACAAGGAACTCACTGATCTCGGCCG GGATCCCCCGTCCTCCTGCTCTGCTGGACccgttggagatgatctggTATGGCTTCCATTCagctcttctttctcttcgcAAATGTTCCAGACGAACCTCCGATGCCGAAAGAGTCCTTCTTTGGCCATGGGGTTGAATCAAACCTTCGGTACCCGAGCGCCGCCGGGCC AAGACTTTATTCGCCAACAGTTCCACTGGCAAGCCACTATCATGGGTCCT TCCGACTCGCCGTACTCTGGGGGTGTCTTCTTCCTTACCATTCACTTCCCCACCGACTACCCTTTCAAGCCTCCTAAGGTCAACTTCACCACCCGAATCTACCATCCCAATATCAACTCCAATGGCAGTATCTGTCTCGATATTTTGAGGGACCAATGGAGCCCCGCCCTCACAATCTCGAAGG TCTTATTGTCGATCTGCTCCATGCTCACAGACCCCAATCCTGATGATCCGCTGGTGCCCGAGATTGCGCACGTCTACAAGACAGACCGTCCACGATACGAGGCGACGGCGCGTGAGTGGACTCGCAAGTACGCTATCTAA
- a CDS encoding Histone H1 codes for MPPKKATSTTAAPKKAAPAHASYRDMIKDAIVNLKERNGSSRQAIKKYVSSNNKINVASQATFDAQFNKAIKAGVEKGEFTQPKGPSGPVKLAKKEPAPKAPKKEPAAKKAATAKKPAAAKATAATKEKKAAAPKKAAAKATTTTKTTGTAKKASTTKKTTAAKPKANSGKARKTTTAAPAIVEQPKVLGTTKSGRVTKTTAASKPATKKRTTPKK; via the exons ATGCCCCCCAAGAAGGCCACCAGCACAACCGCCGCGCCCAAGAAGGCTGCTCCGGCTCACGCCTCCTACCGTG ATATGATCAAGGATGCTATTGTCAAC TTGAAAGAGCGCAACGGTTCCAG CCGTCAAGCCATCAAGAAATATGTTTCTTCCAACAACAAGATCAATGTCGCCTCTCAGGCTACCTTTGATGCCCAGTTCAAcaaggccatcaaggccgGCGTTGAGAAGGGCGAGTTCACCCAGCCCAAGG GTCCCTCTGGTCCCGTGAagctggccaagaaggagccTGCTCCTAAGGCACCCAAGAAGGAGCCCGcggccaagaaggccgccaCCGCCAAG AAGCCCGCTGCGGCCAAGGCCACTGCTGCcaccaaggagaagaaggctgcTGCTCCTAAGAAGGCTGCTGCCAAGGCGACTACCACCACGAAGACCACTGGCACAGCCAAGAAGGCTAGCACCACCAAGAAGACCACTGCTGCCAAGCCCAAGGCCAACTCTGGTAAGGCCCGCAAGACGACCACTGCC GCTCCGGCGATAGTTGAGCAGCCCAAGGTCCTCGGCACGACCAAGTCTGGCCGAGTCACCAAGACCACAGCGGCGTCCAAGCCCGCTACCAAGAAGCGCACGACCCCTAAGAAATAG
- a CDS encoding Flap endonuclease 1 — protein MGIKNLYQIISENAPDAIKTGEIKNHFGRKVAIDASMSIYSFLIAVRSEGQQLMSESGETTSHLMGMFYRTLRMVDNGIKPLYVFDGAPPKLKSGELAKRGARKAEATEAHEEAKETGTAEDVEKFSRRTVRVTREHNAECKKLLKLMGIPYIDAPTEAEAQCAVLARAGKVYAAASEDMDTLCFEAPILLRHLTFSEQRKEPIQEIHLSKAMEGLNMDRNQVWLQEQVSCVASASKSLHLADVAVCLALFQFIDLCILLGCDYLEPIPKVGPSTALALIREHGTLEKVVEYMNNDPKKKYVIPEDWPYQDARELFVHPDVRDANHPDCDFKWEAPDVEALVQFLVTDKGFNEDRVRNGAARLTKNLKTAQQSRLEGFFKPVAKTDEEKASLKRKHDEKLQEQKKRKKDEAKAKKEAKSKPRGAN, from the exons ATGGGTATCAAGA ATCTCTACCAGATCATCTCCGAAAATGCGCCCGACGCGATCAAGACGGGCGAGATCAAGAACCATTTCGGCCGCAAGGTCGCAATT GATGC ATCCATGAGCATTTATAGTTTCTTGATTGCCGTGCGCTCCGAAGGCCAGCAGCTCATGAGCGAGTCTGGTGAGACCACTTCACACTTGATGGGCATGTTCTATCGGACCCTCCGTATGGTCGACAACGGCATCAAGCCACTCTATGTCTTTGATGGAGCCCCGCCAAAGCTGAAGTCGGGAGAGCTTGCAAAGCGTGGTGCgcgcaaggccgaggccaccGAGGCGCACgaagaggccaaggagaccgGTACGGCGGAGGATGTGGAGAAATTCTCCAGGCGGACAGTGCGCGTCACGCGCGAGCACAATGCAGAGTGCAAGAAGCTACTCAAGCTGATGGGTATTCCCTACATCGATGCGCCCACCGAGGCCGAAGCCCAATGTGCTGTCTTGGCGCGGGCCGGCAAAGTCTACGCTGCTGCCTCGGAGGACATGGATACCCTGTGCTTTGAGGCACCGATCCTGTTGCGCCACTTGACGTTTAGTGAGCAGCGGAAAGAACCTATTCAAGAGATCCACCTGAGCAAGGCGATGGAAGGTCTCAACATGGATCGTAACCAGGTATGGCTCCAAGAACAAGTTTCATGCGTTGCAAGCGCTTCGAAGTCTCTTCATCTCGCTGACGTTGCTGTGTGTCTTGCCTTGTTCCAGTTCATTGACCTCTGCATCTTACTTGGCTGTGATTACCTAGAGCCCATCCCCAAGGTTGGCCCGAGTACAGCTCTTGCCCTCATTCGGGAACATGGCACGTTAGAAAAAGTGGTCGAGTATATGAACAATGATCCGAAGAAGAAATACGTCATTCCTGAGGATTGGCCGTACCAAGACGCGCGCGAACTTTTCGTGCACCCCGACGTGCGGGACGCAAATCACCCGGATTGCGATTTCAAATGGGAGGCCCCCGACGTTGAGGCTCTAGTGCAATTCTTGGTGACCGACAAGGGCTTCAACGAGGATCGGGTGCGTAACGGTGCCGCGCGACTTACCAAGAATCTTAAGACGGCCCAGCAGTCACGGCTTGAGGGATTCTTCAAGCCGGTCGCCAAAACTGATGAGGAAAAGGCTTCCCTGAAGCGAAAGCACGACGAAAAGCTCCAGGAAcagaagaagcgcaagaaggatgaggcaaaggcgaagaaggaggcCAAGTCAAAGCCTCGGGGTGCAAACTAG
- a CDS encoding Glutaryl-CoA dehydrogenase, with protein sequence MMNRSLFRAAARTPQASRTVASRRCASSAVFNWEDPLASAELFTEEELAIQDTARQYCQDRLLPRVLEAYRNEDYDRKILEEMGEIGLLGASIEGYGCAGVSTVASGLITKEVERVDSGYRSGMSVQSSLAMTGIYEFGTEEQKQRFLPELAKGKLSGCFGLTEPNHGSDPGSMETVAREHPTQKGTYLLTGSKTWITNSPIADLALVWAKLETTGKIKGFIVERSRCPPGTFETPAIKNKSALRASITGMIQMDDCPVPAENMFPDVEGLTGPFTCLNSARLGIAFGTMGALEDCLARAREYSLERKQFKGNPLAKYQLVQKKLADAATDAAYGTLAAVQVARLKDAGKATPEMISMVKRQNCDRALANSRILQEIFGGNAASDEYHIGRHVANLFVVQTYEGQSDIHALILGRAITGKQAFV encoded by the exons ATGATGAATCGGTCTCTATTCCGTGCGGCCGCCCGAACGCCCCAGGCGAGTCGTACAGTCGCCAGTCGTCGATGCGCGTCCTCCGCAGTGTTCAACTGGGAGGATCCTCTCGCCTCGGCGGAGCTCTTTACGGAAGAGGAATTGGCCATCCAAGACACCGCTCGACAGTATTGTCAAGACAGACTACTGCCACGAGTTTTAG AGGCCTACCGAAATGAAGACTACGACCGTAAGAttctggaggagatgggtgAAATTGGTCTGCTCGGTGCTTCGATTGAAGGATATGGGTGCGCCGGCGTCAGCACGGTGGCTTCTGGTCTGATCACCAAGGAGGTCGAGCGAGTGGACTCTGGATACCGTTCAGGCATGTCGGTGCAAAGCTCATTAGCCATGACGGGTATCTACGAGTTTGGTACAGAGGAACAGAAGCAACGGTTCTTGCCTGAGCTGGCTAAGGGAAAATTGTCTGGATGTTTCGGTCTCACGGAACCAAATCATGGCTCCGACCCCGGCTCCATGGAGACAGTGGCACGCGAGCACCCGACACAGAAGGGGACATACCTGTTGACTGGCAGCAAGACCTGGATCACCAACTCGCCCATCGCCGACCTGGCGTTGGTCTGGGCCAAGTTGGAAACGACGGGGAAGATCAAGGGATTCATTGTTGAGCGATCACGCTGCCCCCCCGGTACTTTCGAGACCCCTGCTATTAAGAACAAGAGTGCTCTCCGCGCGTCGATCACAGGCATGATTCAGATGGACGATTGCCCGGTTCCAGCAGAGAACATGTTCCCCGACGTCGAGGGGCTGACGGGCCCCTTCACCTGTCTCAATAGCGCTCGCTTGGGAATCGCGTTTGGCACCATGGGTGCTTTGGAGGACTGTCTCGCTCGAGCCCGGGAGTACAGCCTGGAGCGGAAGCAGTTCAAGGGAAACCCACTGGCCAAGTATCAGCTTGTGCAGAAAAAATTGGCGGATGCAGCCACCGATGCTGCGTATGGTACTTTGGCTGCAGTGCAGGTGGCTCGCCTGAAAGACGCCGGCAAAGCCACGCCTGAAATGATCTCTATGGTGAAGCGCCAGAACTGCGACCGAGCATTGGCCAATTCTCGAAT TCTTCAAGAAATCTTTGGAGGCAATGCGGCTAGTGATGAGTACCACATTGGACGTCACGTCGCCAACTTATTCGTCGTCCAGACCTACGAGGGACAGAGCGATATCCACG CTCTCATTCTCGGCCGCGCCATTACTGGCAAGCAAGCCTTTGTCTGA